AGCCGGCTTCGCGCGGCCCAGCCGTACCATCGGTCGAAGAACTTCTTGGCGTTCGCGGCGTACGCGTATTCCCAGAACCAACGGAACTGTTCCTTGATCGCCCAGGCACGCGAGGTTTTGAGTTCCGAGTCTTTGAGCGACTGGAACTCAAGCCAGCGCTCGTCCTTCATGTTTTCCGGATTGAAGAGCCAGGAGTGCTTCGAGCCGGCGAGCGTTTCGTCGCCATCCTTCTTCAAGGCCTTGTGCTCCTTCCGGCGAACCTTGTCGACCGCGTCGTTGAGGTGTTTGCTGATATGGAATTTGTCGTGAACGATATCGGCCTGGGGTGCATGTTTAGTGGCCGCGTTTCTGAACGCCGTCCACATGTCGATGGCGACGGCCTTCACCTTTTTGCGTTGCCGTTCGGGAATCGCCGCCCAGGCCTTATTGGCCGCCTTTTCGTCGCGACCTTCGGTCACTTCAAGCACACGGGAACCATCGAGATCGACAAGGACGGTCACGTAGTTGTGGCGACGCCTAAAGCTCTTTTCGTCCATGCCGACATGTTCGATCTTCTCCGTTTCGCGTTTCGCCAGCCCTCGCTGAACCGCACTGTCCATTATCCGCTGAGCGGCGTCCCAGGTGATCCCCAACAGTCCGGTCGCCGCCTTGATGTTGCCGCATGCGAGCAAGACGTCGATGGCGAAGGCCTCGAACAAGAGCGTGAAGCGAGAGTGTTTTTCCGCCCAAGGCACGGCGATCGTTTTCACGCCACATGCCTTGCAGTCGGCGCGAGGCGTTCGCGCGACGATCCTCGTCTCGAACTGCATCGTGTCCAGATGCCGCCACGTCCGCTGAGGCGCGTGATCCGCGATCGTGCA
The window above is part of the bacterium genome. Proteins encoded here:
- a CDS encoding ISL3 family transposase, whose product is MQFETRIVARTPRADCKACGVKTIAVPWAEKHSRFTLLFEAFAIDVLLACGNIKAATGLLGITWDAAQRIMDSAVQRGLAKRETEKIEHVGMDEKSFRRRHNYVTVLVDLDGSRVLEVTEGRDEKAANKAWAAIPERQRKKVKAVAIDMWTAFRNAATKHAPQADIVHDKFHISKHLNDAVDKVRRKEHKALKKDGDETLAGSKHSWLFNPENMKDERWLEFQSLKDSELKTSRAWAIKEQFRWFWEYAYAANAKKFFDRWYGWAARSRL